The DNA region AGAATTGATACTATGCGGTTAGCTCGAAAATCTTTTCCAAATTTGAAACATCATAGGCTTAGAGATATTGTAGAATATTTTGAAATTAATAATGAAAATGCACACCGCGCCATAAATGACTGTTTTGCAACGAATGAGTGCTATTTGAAAATAAAAAATTATATTAAAGACAATGATATATCTCTAAAAAAAAATAATTCAAGAACAAATAATTCATTTACTAGAATAGATTTAAGAAATATAATTGCCATTAATGATAATTTTGATACGACTCATTTATTATACAAAAAATATTGTGTATTCACGGGAAAACTTGATAAAATGACAAGGGAAAGTGCTGTTCAGATTGTTGCCAATTTTGGGGGATTTAATGAAAATAATGTTACCAATAAAACTAATTTTCTGATACTTGGAAATAATGATTATAATTCATCTATAAAAGATGGGAAAAGTTCAAAGCATAAAAAAGCAGAGCAACATATATTACAAGGAAATGATTTACAAATAATATCAGAAAATGTATTCTACGATATTATAAATGATGAATAATGTTGGGTATGGGGCTATGTACATAACAGTGGGTGACATGTTGAATATCAAGAGAAATTCAAGACTTGTAACAAAATTAGTGTAAACGGCAATACTGCTTAGAAGGAGCAAGTATGGTCTTTTTAAAAGAAGTCCCGGATACAATTCTAGTGGAACGAGGTCATACCGTTTTTTAAATTCCCACCTGAAATCAGGAAGGCGGTGTATACTACCAATGCTATCGAGTCGGTTAATTACACGATTCAAAAAATTATCAAACACCGCCAGTCTTTCCTGAATGACGAGGCTGCGGTGAAATTAATTTTTATGGGCTTGAAAAATATTTCCAGAAAATGGACAATGCCCATACGGGATTGGGGCGCTGCCCTCAATCAATTCGCAATCATTTACGGGGAAGACAGAGTCCCCCTATGATTACCGTTTACACTAAAAAAATTACAAGTTCGGGTCAAATTTAAAAGGGCGTTTTTAAGAATTTTTTCGATTTCATCAGGTTTCCCCCGCATCATACGCCTCTAGCGCGGGGGTAAGGCAAGACAACACACCAGACACACCGCATACGGTCAATGTCAACAGAATGGTATTCTTGATTTCCTCCCTGGTAGCTCCGGCTTGCTTTGCCATCGGCACATGGGCGCAAACTGCCTGGACATTCTCCTGGGATGCCTTAATGCCGATGTAGATAAGCTGCATGGTTTTCTGGTCAAGACCATTCGGCAGAGCCAGCGATTGAATTAAACTGTTAAATGCCGCAGCCGCTTCCGGTGCCTCTTCCATAAATGTCTGATAATTGTTTTTCTTTTTCATGTTGTTAGCTCTCCATCATTTTACTTGCTAAAAAATTATCCATTTATTTCTTTTTCTTTTTTGAATTTGATAGGGGAACATTCTTTTCCAATATATTTACAACCTTACTAAAATGTTCGCCGTCATCTGTATTTACAATATAATGCTCTTTTGCGCCGTCATAGGGAAAACCTGTTTCCGCATCTTCCATTAAAGGCTTTATACAATCAAGCATTTTTACAAATGCCGTATTATCACAAACCATTACAACAGGTTTATTGTTCAAATATACTAAATATTCACCGAACATTTTTTTATACATTATTGCTCCACTGGTTTTTATTTGGCCAATAACGTATTCAACATAACTTAAATCACTTGCCATATTATGCCCCAAATGAACCGATTTCCGGCAAATTACCTTCCGGGTCGGCTGCATATAATTTCTTCTCTAAATCCTCAAAATGTTTTTATCATCTATATTTTATTTTGTCTACTAGCACGAAGCCGCTTGGCATAATTTTTCTGAAGAATTTATATTGCATTTCACATAATTAGTGTTAGGCGAAATGTAAACCAGGTAATTACACTTCTTTAGCTGCATTTGTTTATCTTTCCCTGCATAAACGTAATTGTATTTCTATTGTTTTTGATTCATCTTTACTTTTGTATGTTTTTTGCCATTTCAATGTAACATAAATAGCCACCCACATACTCTAAGGCAATCAAAGCACTTGCTCCTGCACATCCAGCATGAACAATGGATTTTCCCCTTAGCAAAACGGCCGTTTTGCTAAGGGGACCAGGCGCGGACATATTCTCCGCTTCCATACCGCCGGTATTTATAGTAAGTGTTTTTGAACCCTATCTGGTCATAGCTGTGCTGGCATCACCGGCAAGTACGGTGTCAATTTCCGCAGCGGGGATGTCGTAGTTATAGAAATGGTTGAAGAAATATTTCACGACTTCTCCCATATTTATATCAGTAAAACGATCCGGGTACATTTTGGTTCCCATCCAGAGGGGCAGCATGGCTCCTTCGCCGGAGCGGACTGACCAAAGGTAAATGCCATAAGGACAGACATAGACCCGGCCATTTTTTACTGCGGAAACAGTTTGCAGCGCGGGGTCCTTTAGCACTGCTGCGGCGCCGGTCTGGTTACTTGTCATGATAACCTGGGGATCCCATTGAACTATCTGTTCAGCGTCTACGGTCAGGGAATTTCCCGCTGCGCCTCCCAGGTAATTTTTTGCAGTGTTGATGCCTCCGGCGGCTTCGATATATTCATTGCTGATGTCCCTGCCGTTAGTGGTCGCATAGGCGTTGGCTGAATAAAAAATAGACAAAAAGCGGACTTTTTCAGTATCCGTGATGCCGGCGGTTTTGTCCCGCGCAGCTTTGATGTTTCCCTGATAATAGGTAACAAATTCGGCGGCCCGTTTTGCGGCATCCTCTCCCAAAATATCCCCGACAATCTGAAAGGACTGGCAAAGGCCGGCTACATCGGCAACATTATTGATAGGAACAAAGGCAACTCCTGCTTTCCGCAGTTGTTCTTTTTGTTCAGCTGAAAAGATGGTCCCCGGGCCGTAGGCTACCTGGGTTTCCGAGGCGATAAGCTCCTCTACTGAAGTGGCGTTGAAATTTCCGCTGTTACTTTGGATGTAATCGGGAAATACCTTTTTGAAATAGCTGTTGATGTTCTGAGTGGCTGCCGCACTGATTTTACCGCTTCCGGCGCTTACTACCTGAGTTATCTGGGCAAATGCACCAATCACGGGCCCGGCTTTTGTTACTTCCCAGGGTATTTCAACTTCCTGGCCTTCTGAATCCTTTACCACCCGCACCTCAGGGTGGCTGTTGTTTTGACTTGGCGAAACGTCTTCTTGTCCCTTCGCATACAGGGAAAACGGTCCGGCGCAGATGAAAATCCCCAATAGGGATACCGCAAAGAGCAAAGGGTTTGTTCTTTGTAAATTTTTCATGGCATACTCCTTGAAACCTGGCTCAGACCTCCAATTGGCCTGTAGCCGTAACTATGTAATACCCGCTATAAAAGGGGCTGGCATACTGCGAGATTTTTTCCTTCGTAGGAAACTTCGGTTAGAGCAACCGGAACCCCATAGGCTTCTTCAAGATTCTTTTTTGTGAGGAGTTCCCGGGCCGGGCCACAGAAGGCTTCGCCGTCTCTTTTCAACAATGCAACCCGTGCATTCAGCATCAGCGCTTGTTCCGGGTAATGGGTGGTCATGATGATTCCCAAACGGCCTGCCGCAAGATTGATAATCTGTTTCAGCACCAGCGCTTGATTGCCGAAGTCCAGGCTGTTTGTCGGCTCGTCCATCATAAGAAAAGACGGCTCCTGGGCAAGGGCGCGGGCGATAAGAACCATCTGCCGTTCACCGCCTGAAAGTTCAGTGTACATCCGGTCGCGCAGATGGATAATTCCCAGTTTGCGCATCAGAGCTTCCGCTATCTCCAAATCATCCATACCCGGTTGGTTGAAAGGTCCCAGATGAACAACCCGGCCCATAAGGATAATATCCAAAACCCGGAATGCAAACGAGGGTGTCTGATTTTGAGGCACATAGCCTACATAGCGGGCAAAATCCCCGGCCTTTAATGATGATGAAGGTTTACCGTCTATGGTAATACTTCCGCCAAGCAGGGGTAAAAACCCCAGAATAGTTTTAAACAGCGTTGTTTTGCCAATGCCATTGGGACCGAGAAGACAAAAAATTTCTCCCGCAGAAATCTGTGCGGAAAAATTTTTAAGAATAATTTTTTTGCCGTATCCGCAGGCTACCTGCTGTAATTCGATTTCCATCTTAAAGCCACTCTTTTTTGCCGCAGAATAACATATACAAAAACAGCGGCGCTCCGATGAACGAAACCAGTACACCTACCGGCAGTTCTCCGGGAATCAGCGCCCTGGCACAATTATCTACAAGCAACATAAAAAGTGCGCCGCCCAAAAGACTGACCGGAAACAAGGCCTGGTTATTAGGCCCCACAAGAAGCCGTGCAATATGGGGAATGATAAGCCCAACCCACGAGATAATCCCACAGAGACTTACCGAAGCAGCGGTAAGCAGCGTAGACGCGAGTATCACTACCGTTCGTACCTGCCGGGTATTGACTCCCATGGAACGAGCTTCTTCATCACTAAATGAAAGGATGTTGATTTTCCATCGCAGAAGGAACAGAACCGTCCCTGCCACAAGCAGTACGCCAAGCATGATCAGCACATTCTTGTTGTTTCCTGATCGGGCAAAACTCCCCATAAGCCAAAAGGTGATTTCAGGCAACTTGTTGTCCGCATCTGCAACATATTTTGTAAACGAAATAACCGATGAAAAAAGCGCATTCATAATCGTGCCCGTAAGAATAAGTATTACCGTAGAATTCCTGCCTTTTCCGGCAAATTGGGTAAGCGAAAGCACGGCTGCTACTGTAATAAGCCCAAAAATAAATGCGAAGCTTTGAATGACTACCGATGGCAGGCTGAAAAGAATGCCCAGTGCTGCGCCGAATCCCGCGCCGCTGGTAACCCCAAGCACGCCGGGCGAAACCAGGGGGTCTTTAAAAAGACTCTGGTAAGCCGCACCGGAAAGGGAAAGGGCGGCGCCAACCAGCATGGCAAGAAAAATCCGGGGAAGGCGTA from Treponema primitia ZAS-2 includes:
- a CDS encoding carboxymuconolactone decarboxylase family protein, yielding MKKKNNYQTFMEEAPEAAAAFNSLIQSLALPNGLDQKTMQLIYIGIKASQENVQAVCAHVPMAKQAGATREEIKNTILLTLTVCGVSGVLSCLTPALEAYDAGET
- a CDS encoding exonuclease domain-containing protein; this encodes MTFEVNSKNSYFDDSEVNKNITNLDIKKGKSLLELVDDYVVIDIETTGLDPSNDEIIELAAVKVKDNKIIDTYSTLCKPEQKIDGFIEELTGISNEMVKNAPKIKDVIEKYISFIGDAVIVGHNVSFDKNFIYYNYKRSTYKLWLSNDRIDTMRLARKSFPNLKHHRLRDIVEYFEINNENAHRAINDCFATNECYLKIKNYIKDNDISLKKNNSRTNNSFTRIDLRNIIAINDNFDTTHLLYKKYCVFTGKLDKMTRESAVQIVANFGGFNENNVTNKTNFLILGNNDYNSSIKDGKSSKHKKAEQHILQGNDLQIISENVFYDIINDE
- a CDS encoding FecCD family ABC transporter permease; this encodes MQKQGLKIPLSRRENAVLLSLTGLLVLAALGSLLVGRFNLSPAMLLKVFRARLTGKDPVPQADNIIFIIRLPRIFLAMLVGAALSLSGAAYQSLFKDPLVSPGVLGVTSGAGFGAALGILFSLPSVVIQSFAFIFGLITVAAVLSLTQFAGKGRNSTVILILTGTIMNALFSSVISFTKYVADADNKLPEITFWLMGSFARSGNNKNVLIMLGVLLVAGTVLFLLRWKINILSFSDEEARSMGVNTRQVRTVVILASTLLTAASVSLCGIISWVGLIIPHIARLLVGPNNQALFPVSLLGGALFMLLVDNCARALIPGELPVGVLVSFIGAPLFLYMLFCGKKEWL
- a CDS encoding ABC transporter substrate-binding protein codes for the protein MKNLQRTNPLLFAVSLLGIFICAGPFSLYAKGQEDVSPSQNNSHPEVRVVKDSEGQEVEIPWEVTKAGPVIGAFAQITQVVSAGSGKISAAATQNINSYFKKVFPDYIQSNSGNFNATSVEELIASETQVAYGPGTIFSAEQKEQLRKAGVAFVPINNVADVAGLCQSFQIVGDILGEDAAKRAAEFVTYYQGNIKAARDKTAGITDTEKVRFLSIFYSANAYATTNGRDISNEYIEAAGGINTAKNYLGGAAGNSLTVDAEQIVQWDPQVIMTSNQTGAAAVLKDPALQTVSAVKNGRVYVCPYGIYLWSVRSGEGAMLPLWMGTKMYPDRFTDINMGEVVKYFFNHFYNYDIPAAEIDTVLAGDASTAMTR
- a CDS encoding transcriptional regulator, which gives rise to MASDLSYVEYVIGQIKTSGAIMYKKMFGEYLVYLNNKPVVMVCDNTAFVKMLDCIKPLMEDAETGFPYDGAKEHYIVNTDDGEHFSKVVNILEKNVPLSNSKKKKK
- a CDS encoding ABC transporter ATP-binding protein, yielding MEIELQQVACGYGKKIILKNFSAQISAGEIFCLLGPNGIGKTTLFKTILGFLPLLGGSITIDGKPSSSLKAGDFARYVGYVPQNQTPSFAFRVLDIILMGRVVHLGPFNQPGMDDLEIAEALMRKLGIIHLRDRMYTELSGGERQMVLIARALAQEPSFLMMDEPTNSLDFGNQALVLKQIINLAAGRLGIIMTTHYPEQALMLNARVALLKRDGEAFCGPARELLTKKNLEEAYGVPVALTEVSYEGKNLAVCQPLL